TTTTTATCTCTGCCTTCAGGTCATAATTGATGTTATATATCGAACATTTTCCTGCCAGAACAAACAGATAATGATTGTAACCTTTGTCATGGAATACTACAGCTGGCTAAGTCAACATTTGCTCGCACCAATCTCAGCAACCAGTTGCATGTCTTCAGAAATAATGCAGCCAAGTAAAGCTTTATTTGCTAGCAGTTAGCATTTGACCAGTTTTAGTTTGTTTCTTTTATGTAAGTCTAGAGGAAACATGCGCTATTTTAGGACGTTTGTCTTGTTGCTTTAATTGAGGTTGCATTTCTCATTAAAACTTccagaaagctaaaagatttgtgGTTTTTATGAGCTTTTCATGTTTTAGCTCCTTTATGGGACTAATCTTTGCAgctttcctttattattattatgattagaATTCTAACTTTTCTGCATGTTCTTCAGAGATTGACCTTTATTTGctgctttcttttattattagtgAATGTGCTTGTTTTTAGATTACATGTGCACAAGGTCTTAGTCAATGTCTGGAGAGGATCAATCAATGTATACAACCTTGTAACTTTGATATCTAATGCTTTATTTGATCCCAATGCAAACAGTGTTTTTATCACTTGAGATATTCTCGTGTGGAATCCCAAGGTCAATCATGTTCTGGATCTGAGACCTGTATAGAAGTTTTATGTCTCTGTTAGACATCAGAAGATGACTTAAAAGGGCTAACTCATCGGATGAAGTTCTCGCCAACGGGGAAGATCAATATATAGTCTTACGTTTATATTCACAGAGATTATTTTCGAAACTTGAATTCTAAGTTTTTAAGTTGCTATCGATATTTATTGGAGAAACATCAAAAGATAGTTTGTTTATAATTCTTGTAGTCGTTCTTGCTCGATTTGCTTCCGAGAAACcaaccttattcttctctaaatcaATAAATTGCGTTTACGAAGCTAGGGAGAAATTTTTCCCTGATATAATTGCAAATATTGCCTTGTTTGTTCCTAGATTAATTACTATTTGATAGGAAAAATATTCAACGAGGGCTCGGCATTTAGCAGCCTAGTCAATGAGTAGGAGAAGTGACAAATACTCTGGGGATATTGTCTTCATATCTTAGAATatttttcaagttaaactcactatAAAAAGCTCATGGCATTTGAGGTTAGAGATTATTCATTAAAATGATTTTACTTAAACGATTTGACCTTGGTGTTCGTGTAGATTAGATACCAAGCATGCAACTGAATCCATCTCAGTCTTCGATGAGCATTCGTGTCATCCTTGTCACATCATGCTTTTTGTGTACACAGGCGCGAATCGAGTGGGGTTGATCTGATCAGCaccgatacatatatatattcttgagaattttttatttttcttcgtaGTCATCCAAAAATATAATGAACATATATTTGATTAGACTAACCAAATTAAATGACATGTGGCTTCTGTTCATATGGGGGGATGGAAGGGGTAATGTATGTGATCTCACCTGCAAATAGAAAATTCCTATTAACATATATTAATTACATCAGACTAAATAGATCaagtattaaaaataaataatgatgACTAACGCGCAATGGGGAAAAGATCAATATAGTTAACTTTACTTTTAAATACaaatgattatttttattattaaaatagtgATCTTTTAATTGTAAAAGAACAATCTTGTCTTCTTTACCAGTTAAACTAACCCACTTCTGGCCCACCCGAATAATTTGGGCATAATTGTATACGTGTCGTATAATTGTGGTATTTATCTCTCTAATCTAAATTtagcgtgtgtatatatatatatatacttgctgTATTTCCTTTAAAGAATATATTTCAtacgaataataaaaataattaggaTTCTTGGAACTATTTTATGCATTTGTATATTCGCAATTTTGTAACTTTACAAGGATTTTTGTGTAAAAATCCCAGCAATTTGCACCCCTCCTatagtcctctctctctctctctcagcgaaAAGGAGACAGATTTCGGAAACCTCTTGGCGCTCAACCGGCTCCTTGACCGTTTGGAGCCAGTGATGAGCTGGATTCGTATGGTATACATCACTCCTTGCTCCCTTAGATCGGTTCCTTGGATTGGTTCCGGCTCCTGATTCGTCTTTTCCGTTGATTTCTGGTTTTTTTCTAATGATAGAAAACTAGGGTTTTTGTATCTTGTTTTTTTCTCCGGATTTGCTTTTAAGGATTCTTTTTCTCCGTCCCTTTTCGCTGTCACGATGGGGCGTGCTTTCTTTGATTCTCTAGTTTGGATTTGTTTTGGTTTTTTGATACACTTTCTGGTAAGATTTAGGCCTTTTTTTTCCTTGAAGTTATTCATATCTGTGTTTTACTGCATCTTGCACTCGTCAATTGTACAGATTTCTACAGGAGTGTTCGTTTTGTTTGTCTTAATTTGGTGCACATATGGATAGTTCTTATCAAGTTAATTTGTCGTTTGTGTTATCAGAACTCATGGTCCTCTTTTTCCGCTTGGAAATTTTGGTGAATTTTCCACTTTGTTGACTTTTTTTGTCTATCATAAATTTAGATTTTGTTGTCCTTTGTGTCACAATTTGGACTGTTTTTCGTGAAATTGTAGTCTTGTTAGGTTGTTTCGAGAAAAGAGACAGGCATGTCTGCATCGAATGCTGCGGTTCCAAATCCTGCAGCAAATGCTTCATTGACTTTCGAATTGAATGCTACACCAGAATCACGGAGAAGGGTTGCTGTCACAGAGAAGAAATCGAGTGTGGATAATGATGGGAACATGAACGACCTTAATCGTAAGATTAGAGGCCAGTCCTTGCACGAGAGGCCCAAAAATATCACAGAAGTGAAGAGAGGGTTGGTTGCTTCACCCATTGGTCCACGGCGTAAGAAAGGGATTCCAAAACCAGAGAAGCTCAAGTGGCAAACTTTCGTAAGTGTTGTTACAAAGATTTGCCTGCTTCTGGTGGCTGTTTTATGGCTTGGTCAGTTGATATGGAGATGGGAAGCTATGATAAGGTACAAAAGGGACTTCTCCTCTTTAGATAGTGAGAGCAGGCTATTCGAAGTGGAGACATCTATGAAAAGCGTTGCAAAAATGTTGCAAGTTCAGGTGGATGTTGTGGAGAAAAAGATTTTTACTGAGGTAGGAATTGCAAAGAGAGAGCTGAAGAAGCAAGTGGAAGAAAAAGATCTGACGTTTGAGGAGGAACTGAAGAGGCTGGTTTCTCAAACTGATAACTTGGATAAGTCATTAGCAGAATTGAAAGGCATGGGATTCTTGTCGAAGGAGGAGTTCCGAACTTTTTTGGACAAGTCTAAAGGAAGAAACTTAGGTAGTAGCAATCATGATGTGACTTTGGATGATGTTAGAAATTTTGCCAAGGAGATAGTGAAAAAGGAGATTGAGAAGCATGCAGCTGACGGGCTGGGAAGGGTTGATTATGCATTGTCTTCTGGTGGGGCAAGGGTGATTAGTCATTCAGAGCCCTTTGTTGTTGGTAAGTTTAGCAACTGGCTGTCTCTTGGAAAAGGCCGAAATCGGGTTCATTCTAATGCTCAGAAAATGTTGGAACCTAGCTTTGGAGAGCCTGGGCAGTGCTTTGCTTTGCAAGGGAACAATGGTTTTGTTGAGATTAGGTTACGAACAGGGATAGTCGCTGAGGCAGTGACACTTGAGCATGTCTCAAAGGTGAGATCTTTTATTCTAGTATCTTTCTTGCTATTGCTCAAGTATTAATAAGTTATGATTTCAATTATTTAGTTTGTTCATATGATTTGTGACTTTGGCGTGAGAAATCAAGTCCAATGAGAAAATATATGATATACTTAATTATATTTACCTATTAACTAGTGAAGAAGCACTGGAGCATGCATTTAGTATGTTACATAACTATCTAGCACCAGGATATGATTAACCTTATtaacttattatgcaaattttcaTACATATACAGGGAAAATTCTGTGTTCCATATCTCATTTCTTAAATGTAAAGAACTAAGGGATAATCTGCACATCACCAATAGCATATTAGCATTCCatcttttattatatatttacagATGAAAATCTTCCAGCTGGGAGTTTTCTCCATGACTATAGTGGTAGCAACGGGTTTAACTTAACATGTGCATTTCCTTCACAGTTGCAATTCACAACACTTTCACATGAAAAAAGATGCAATATCTAGCCAGCAAATTTTAGCCAAAGGATGGAAATCATATGTTAAAAGACACATCCTGTAGAAGTTTTGCCTCCTTATCTTAGGATCAAGGTTCACTGTACCATGGCATACCGTTCGGTATAAGCAGTATGTACCGATCCGATAGGTGAttagtatgggtggtacatcggTACATCCCTATGTACCGTGTGTCGGTATGCTCGGTTTAGTTCGGTACGTACTGTACCAACGGTTGATTGGTACATTGGTATGGATCGGTAAGGCAATCCATGCTTATGATAAAAGCATTTGGAAGCATATACTTGAAGCATTTGGAAGCATATACTGCTGATCTATGTGATTGGGAATCTGTGGTTGGTCAGGTAGGTAGCCGAGAATGATCTAGAAAAGTATACTTCGAAAAGTCAGTTATTTTTTTACTGATAAAGAATAATACTGTTCAAACGGCTTAGTGTTAGGAAGAGTAATTGACCAAACCAAAATGATTGGATGTTTGACAATCTTTCTTTCTATATGCTTGTCCCAGTAGCACTTAAAATAAACTTGAAAAGTCTTTGATTTTGAAAATGCCTTAGAGCCATTGATATATGTTATCTTTAATGCTACATTCATTTGGGTACTAAAAATGTTAGCATGGAACTCAATATGTTCTGATGGTCTATAGAAAGGGCTATAAGAAACTTCAAAAAG
The window above is part of the Musa acuminata AAA Group cultivar baxijiao chromosome BXJ2-6, Cavendish_Baxijiao_AAA, whole genome shotgun sequence genome. Proteins encoded here:
- the LOC103971044 gene encoding SUN domain-containing protein 1 isoform X1 produces the protein MSWIRMVVSRKETGMSASNAAVPNPAANASLTFELNATPESRRRVAVTEKKSSVDNDGNMNDLNRKIRGQSLHERPKNITEVKRGLVASPIGPRRKKGIPKPEKLKWQTFVSVVTKICLLLVAVLWLGQLIWRWEAMIRYKRDFSSLDSESRLFEVETSMKSVAKMLQVQVDVVEKKIFTEVGIAKRELKKQVEEKDLTFEEELKRLVSQTDNLDKSLAELKGMGFLSKEEFRTFLDKSKGRNLGSSNHDVTLDDVRNFAKEIVKKEIEKHAADGLGRVDYALSSGGARVISHSEPFVVGKFSNWLSLGKGRNRVHSNAQKMLEPSFGEPGQCFALQGNNGFVEIRLRTGIVAEAVTLEHVSKSIAYDRSSAPKDCMVSAWFEEPGSDPSKRAEKTFILTKFSYDLEKSNAQTFKVETAISGIINIVRLDFSSNHGSSTLTCIYRFRVHGYEPNFTSKNTSE
- the LOC103971044 gene encoding SUN domain-containing protein 1 isoform X2, translated to MSASNAAVPNPAANASLTFELNATPESRRRVAVTEKKSSVDNDGNMNDLNRKIRGQSLHERPKNITEVKRGLVASPIGPRRKKGIPKPEKLKWQTFVSVVTKICLLLVAVLWLGQLIWRWEAMIRYKRDFSSLDSESRLFEVETSMKSVAKMLQVQVDVVEKKIFTEVGIAKRELKKQVEEKDLTFEEELKRLVSQTDNLDKSLAELKGMGFLSKEEFRTFLDKSKGRNLGSSNHDVTLDDVRNFAKEIVKKEIEKHAADGLGRVDYALSSGGARVISHSEPFVVGKFSNWLSLGKGRNRVHSNAQKMLEPSFGEPGQCFALQGNNGFVEIRLRTGIVAEAVTLEHVSKSIAYDRSSAPKDCMVSAWFEEPGSDPSKRAEKTFILTKFSYDLEKSNAQTFKVETAISGIINIVRLDFSSNHGSSTLTCIYRFRVHGYEPNFTSKNTSE